GCTGTGTCGCGGTGGCGACGGCATATTCTTGTATGCACTTCTTGTATGCAATTCTTGTATGCATTAGCGGGGAGCTTCGCCCCCTTTGCCATCCCCCTTTGCCTTAGGTCGCCGTCCAAAGCGCGTCGCTGCACTGCTCCAATGCGGCAGAAGATCAATAGCGGTAGTGCTTTGCCCTTGTATCGCGATTCGCCTAGCCAGTGCTTTAACTGCCTTGGAAAGAGCAACACTTAATTGGTACACAGCCTATTAAGTGTTGATGCCAGTAATACCTAAATACAAAAAAACGCCCGCATTTGCGGGCGTTTTTGTTGCTAGCCGATGTGCTTAAGCACGTTTACGGATAGCAGCATCAAACATATCTAACATGCCCAATGCGGCTTTGCGGCCTTGGTCGATGGCGGTAACCACTAAGTCGGAGCCGCGAACCATATCACCGCCGGCAAAGACCTTGGGGTTACTGGTTTGCAAACCGAACTTGCCTTGTTCCGGTGCCAACACTCGGCCTTTCTCATCGGTGATGATGCCGTGGGTAGCTAACCACGCTGGTGGGCTTGGCTGGAAGCCAAAGGCGATGAGGACGGCATCTGCGGGTAACAGGTGTTCGGAGCCAGCAATCGGCTCTGGACGGCGACGGCCCCACTCATCGGCATCGCCAAGTGCGGTTTCGATGCACTCAACGGCAACCACTTGGCCGCAAGGATCGGTCTTGATGCTCAGTGGTTGGCGATTGAAGAGAAACTCAACCCCTTCTTCACGAGCATTGGTTACCTCTCGACGGGAGCCGGGCATATTGGCTTCGTCGCGGCGGTAAGCACACTGCACGCTGGTGGCACCTTGGCGCACTGAGGTGCGAACACAGTCCATGGCGGTATCACCACCACCAAGCACAACCACCCGCTTGCCTTGCAGGTTGATGTAAGGATCGTCAACTTGATAGCCTTCGATCTCGGCAGTATTGGCGATTAAGAAGGGTAGGGCTTGATGAACCCCTTGAGCGGATTCACCCGGTAAGCCAGCCGCCATCGCTTTGTAGGTGCCCAGCCCTAAGAATACCGCGCTGTGATCGTCGACGATCTGCTCGAAGCTGATGTCTTTGCCTATCTCGCAGTTGAGCTTAAATTCGATTCCCATGCCTTCTAGCAACTGACGGCGGGTGCGCACCACCGATTTTTCCAGCTTAAACGATGGGATCCCAAAGGTAAGCAGGCCACCGATCTCTGGGTGACGATCGTAAACGGTTACCTTGGCGCCGTTGCGGGTTAGCACATCAGCACAGGCTAAACCTGCAGGGCCAGCGCCAATAACGGCGACATGCTCTTCCCGTGGAATAACCTTGGAAAGATCCGGTTTCCAGCCCTGTTTGATCGCTTCGTCGGTGATGTATTTCTCCACCGAGCCGATGGTAACGGCACCAAACTCGTCATTGAGGGTGCAAGCACCTTCACAGAGACGGTCTTGCGGACAGACGCGGCCACACATCTCTGGCAAAGAGTTGGTTTGGTGGGCCATATCAGCCGCTTCAAGAATGCGCCCCTGTTTGGCCAGACGGAGCCAATCTGGAATGTAGTTGTGTACTGGGCACTTCCATTCGCAGTAGGGGTTACCGCAATCCAAACAACGATCGGATTGCTGTTCGAGATCCGCTTGCTCAAACGGCTGGTAGATCTCAACAAACTCTTGGGCACGCTCTTGTGCCGGTAACTTGGTTGGATCTTGGCGCTGCTGATCTAAAAATTGAAATACGTTGCTCATACGCCCTCCCTTAGCTGGCTTGCACGGTGATTTGCTGCGGTTGCAACGCAAGCAGCTCTTGGATGTGGCTGGTTTTCGGCTTCACTAATTTGAAGCGCGGCAACCAGTGCGTTAGATCTTGCAAGATGTCGGCAGCGCGCTCAGATCCTGTGGCGTCGTAATGCGCCTGCAGCAGCTGTTTAAGGTGATGCTGGATCATCGGCTCAGATACCGACAACACTTCAACCAGCTCGCCATTAAGGCGTTGTTGGAAGTCGTTGTGTTGATCGAATACGTAAGCGAAGCCGCCGGTCATGCCTGCGCCAAAGTTAACCCCAGTTTTACCTAAAATAGCGACAACGCCGCCGGTCATGTATTCACAGCCGTTGTCGCCACAGCCTTCAATTACTGCGACCGCGCCAGAGTTACGTACGGCGAAGCGCTCACCGGCCTGACCCGATGCGAATAAGCGGCCACCGGTAGCACCGTACAAACAGGTGTTACCAATGATCACTGAATCGTGGCTGTCGTAAGCCACCCCTGGTGGTGTTTTAACAATTAGCTCACCGCCGGTCATGCCTTTGCCAACGTAGTCGTTAGCGTCGCCAGACAGGGTGAGGTTAAGGCCGCCAACGTTAAATACCCCAAAGCTTTGGCCTGCGGTGCCGCTAAAGCAGAACTGAATTGGGTTATCTACCATCCCTTGGTTGCCCCACTGCTGCGCAATTTGGCCAGCAAGTGATGCGCCAACGGAGCGATCGGTGTTCTTGAGCTCCATACGGAAGATGCCGCCCTGTTTGGCTGTCGCGGCCTCTAATGCCAGCTCTAACATCTGCTTGTTGGCAACGCCTTTATCGTGAGGCTCGTTGCGCTCGGTGTTGCGAATGCTGGTGTGGCTCGAAGGAATTGCGCGCGCCAGCACTGGCGAAAGATCCAAGCGGCCTTGACGCTCGGTATGCCCCGGCAGCTGTTTGAGCCAATCGGAGCGACCGATGATGTCGTCGAAGCTGGCAACGCCTAGCTGCCCCAAAATTTGTTGTACATCGGCAGCGATAAACTGGAAGAACTGCATCACCTTTTCTGGGGTGCCGTGGTAGTGCTTGTCTCGCAGGCGTTGGTCCTGAGTTGCAACACCAGTAGCACAGTTGTTGAGGTGACAAATACGCAGGTATTTACACCCTAACGCGACCATTGGTGCGGTACCAAAGCCGAAGCTTTCAGCGCCGAGCAGGGCGCCTTTAATCACATCAAGGCCGGTCTTCATGCCACCATCAACCTGCAGCAACACCTTGTGGCGCAAGTTGTTGGCTACCAGCGCTTGGTGTACTTCGGCTAAGCCAAGCTCCCATGGCGAGCCAGCGTAGTGGATAGAGGAGATAGGGCTTGCGCCAGTACCGCCATCGTAACCAGACACGGTGATCATATCGGCGTTGGCTTTGGCTACACCACAGGCGATGGTGCCAATGCCCGGCTCAGAAACCAGTTTCACCGATACTCTAGCCTTTGGGTTTACCTGTTTTAGATCGAAGATCAGCTGGGCTAGATCCTCAATGGAGTAGATGTCGTGGTGCGGCGGAGGTGAGATAAGAGTAACGCCGGGACGACTGAAACGCAGTGAGGCGATCTCTGCTGAGACCTTATGTCCGGGCAGCTGGCCACCTTCTCCGGGCTTTGCGCCCTGCGCCACTTTGATCTGAATAACGTCGGCACTCATCAGGTAGGCCGCGGTAACACCAAAGCGGCCAGAGGCCACCTGCTTAATGCGGGAGTTGCCTGGGCCGTTTAAGCGGCGTGGGTCTTCACCGCCTTCACCCGAGTTAGAGTGGCCACCTAAGCGGTTCATGGCGATGGCTAAGGCTTCGTGGGCTTCTGGCC
The genomic region above belongs to Ferrimonas lipolytica and contains:
- a CDS encoding FAD-dependent oxidoreductase is translated as MSNVFQFLDQQRQDPTKLPAQERAQEFVEIYQPFEQADLEQQSDRCLDCGNPYCEWKCPVHNYIPDWLRLAKQGRILEAADMAHQTNSLPEMCGRVCPQDRLCEGACTLNDEFGAVTIGSVEKYITDEAIKQGWKPDLSKVIPREEHVAVIGAGPAGLACADVLTRNGAKVTVYDRHPEIGGLLTFGIPSFKLEKSVVRTRRQLLEGMGIEFKLNCEIGKDISFEQIVDDHSAVFLGLGTYKAMAAGLPGESAQGVHQALPFLIANTAEIEGYQVDDPYINLQGKRVVVLGGGDTAMDCVRTSVRQGATSVQCAYRRDEANMPGSRREVTNAREEGVEFLFNRQPLSIKTDPCGQVVAVECIETALGDADEWGRRRPEPIAGSEHLLPADAVLIAFGFQPSPPAWLATHGIITDEKGRVLAPEQGKFGLQTSNPKVFAGGDMVRGSDLVVTAIDQGRKAALGMLDMFDAAIRKRA